A stretch of the Ischnura elegans chromosome 5, ioIscEleg1.1, whole genome shotgun sequence genome encodes the following:
- the LOC124159456 gene encoding ribosome biogenesis protein BMS1 homolog: MAGNEASDLDKKKTHRERRAGRKSEKKKMKNSHEQELSAKQRNPKAFTFNSVVKAERQFRRTQDIETKKQHIPVVDRTPVEPPPVVIAVVGPPKVGKSTLIQCLVKNFAKQPLTSIKGPVTIVSGKKRRLTIIECNNDINCMIDIAKIADLVLLLVDASFGFEMEIFEFLNICQVHGMPRIMGVLTHLDALRDNKALRKKKRQLKHRFWTEVYPGAKLFYLSGQLHGEYMKNEVKNLGRFISVMKFRPLTWRTTHPYILADRMEDLTPPHLIRQNPKANRKVSLYGYVRGVPLNKINNVHIPGCGDFSISDVSLLPDPCPLPEKVGKRRSLIEKDQYVYAPFSGVGGIVYDKDAVYVELGGSHSHKAEESGRNKVENSLVTSLLDTKETLDIQMAQSQMKMFSNTEPMTAEDFNRKRAVEYEEEVIKDDTGRSRRKVIFPSVDNDDGESGESSEEEEENDGDEEMESEGSSSSEEEEPVEEMVEAQENVPKEKKKEKKKKGIKSSPKTIRSKDNEVPPWEKEISDEEDEEPMQCSDGEAEHLKNLKSPSKKLGLKDIELKLLKEIGMNEEERMDSDENEPMDSAGKTVGESEGLDSESEEENSDEEARGGDAHHLSTQGEGADRTQSKKGGKKCAVADKVQEYRVVGNKHDKDIHDRVRGTLALLEKKSESASEESEEDVSGSDEESGSEIDGSEGEGGVSDDEDGGSDDENGVSEDSEGESEGEGDDPDEDMGEESAARWKKDLAKRASNAFYDHQNSISKLRSLVYGNAGLMKLKEENGNGHDEDEDEPVGGLFTVVREKQRQKAEEKFALDGIDTVIDLNHTPRNWLEGNALDSIKDCFVTGKWGESENAEDLLEADDFVSDDESLYGDFEDLETGEKHSAKPKSKDGEPMGEKDPASTEQDDKAERDRLSEKKRKLKEKFNAEYDEFGRGGGDKSFYEELKKEADMQSKVNRSAFEDLDDSERVLLEGYRPGMYLRVEMDSVPCELITNFDPTYPLIIGGLLPGEENVGYVQVRIKKHRWYKKILKTRDPLIISLGWRRFQTLPLYSKLEDNLRNRLLKYTPEHVHCMAHFWGPITPQSTGFLAIQDIATKQPGFRIAATGSVVELDKSTCIVKKLKLVGTPMKIYKKTAFIQGMFNSALEVARFEGAKIKTVSGIRGQIKKAASKPEGVFRATFEDKILLSDIVFCRTWYKMDVPQFYNPVTSLLLPPSEKNSWRGMKTVGQIKREQGIHAQPEADSLYTDIVRQPKVFRPLMVPKALQKELPYKYKPKVQNKKPGIESKRIAVIRDPHEQKVAALMKRIKVTYNNKQMKLRKDMHKRIVGHKKAMAEEGEKKAKREKMARKQIFRSRSKSSGKAGGKGR; this comes from the exons ATGGCGGGAAATGAAGCATCAGATTTGGATAAGAAGAAAACTCATCGCGAAAGGCGTGCAG GGAGGAAGTcagagaaaaagaaaatgaaaaattcgcATGAACAGGAGTTATCTGCGAAGCAGAGGAATCCGAAAGCTTTCACTTTTAATTCAGTTGTGAAAGCAGAAAGGCAGTTCAGAAG GACGCAGGATATTGAAACCAAGAAGCAGCACATACCAGTAGTTGATCGTACACCCGTAGAGCCACCTCCAGTTGTAATCGCCGTTGTTGGTCCTCCTAAAGTGGGGAAAAGTACTCTTATTCAGTGCCTAGTGAAAAACTTTGCTAAGCAGCCGCTCACTAGTATTAAGGGTCCTGTTACTATCGTTTCAG GCAAGAAGAGAAGGCTTACGATCATCGAGTGCAACAACGATATCAACTGTATGATTGACATAGCCAAGATTGCAGATTTAGTCCTTTTACTGGTTGATGCATCATTTGGGTTTGAAATGGAGATTTTTGAATTCTTGAATATTTGTCAG GTCCATGGCATGCCAAGAATAATGGGTGTACTAACACATCTAGATGCCCTACGGGACAATAAGGCCCTCCGAAAGAAGAAAAGACAATTGAAACACCGCTTTTGGACTGAG GTTTATCCAGGAGCCAAGCTGTTTTACCTGTCAGGGCAGTTGCATGGGGAGTACAtgaaaaatgaggtaaaaaaccTTGGAAGATTTATTTCAGTGATGAAATTTAGACCTCTGACTTGGAGAACTACACATCCATATATTCTAG CTGACCGGATGGAAGATCTAACTCCACCACATCTAATTCGTCAAAACCCCAAGGCAAATCGGAAAGTTTCCCTCTACGGATATGTGCGAGGAGTGCCACTCAATAAAATCAACAATGTTCACATTCCAG GATGTGGGGATTTCTCCATTAGTGATGTAAGCCTGCTGCCTGACCCATGCCCTCTCCCCGAGAAAGTGGGGAAGAGAAGAAGTTTGATAGAAAAAGACCAATATGTGTATGCACCTTTCTCAGGAGTAGGTGGCATTGTTTATGATAAAGATGCTGTCTATGTTGAACTTGGAGGAAGTCACTCTCACAAG gcTGAAGAAAGTGGACGGAATAAAGTTGAAAATTCACTAGTGACATCTTTGCTAGACACCAAAGAAACTTTGGATATTCAGATGGCCCAAAGTCAAATGAAAATGTTCAGTAATACTGAACCAATGACTGCTGAAGATTTCAATAGAAAAAG AGCTGTTGAGTATGAGGAAGAAGTTATTAAGGATGACACTGGAAGGTCCCGGAGAAAAGTCATCTTCCCTAGTGTTGACAATGATGATGGAGAGAGTGGTGAGAgcagtgaagaagaagaagaaaatgatgGTGATGAAGAAATGGAATCAGAGGGCTCAAGCTCATCGGAAGAAGAAGAACCAGTTGAAGAGATGGTTGAAGCACAGGAGAATGTACccaaggagaagaagaaagaaaagaaaaagaaaggaattaagTCATCTCCAAAAACAATAAGAAGCAAAGACAATGAGGTACCTCCATGGGAAAAAGAAATCTCTGATGAGGAG gATGAAGAGCCCATGCAGTGTTCAGATGGGGAGGCGGAGCATCTAAAAAATCTTAAATCGCCCAGTAAAAAGCTCGGCTTGAAAGATATAGAACTGAAGCTGCTGAAGGAAATTGGTATGAATGAGGAGGAGAGGATGGACTCTGATGAAAATGAGCCCATGGACTCGGCAGGGAAAACTGTTGGTGAATCAGAGGGTCTGGACAGTGAGAGTGAAGAGGAAAACAGTGACGAAGAAGCTAGAGGTGGAGATGCTCATCACTTAAGTACTCAAGGTGAAGGTGCTGATAGGACACAGTCTAAAAAGGGTGGTAAAAAGTGTGCAGTGGCTGATAAAGTGCAGGAATATCGAGTGGTGGGTAACAAGCATGACAAGGATATTCATGACAGGGTGCGTGGGACACTGGCATTGTTGGAGAAGAAAAGTGAGTCTGCTAGTGAGGAGAGTGAAGAGGATGTAAGTGGAAGTGATGAAGAAAGTGGAAGTGAGATTGATGGCAGTGAGGGTGAAGGTGGTGTCAGTGACGACGAGGACGGTGGCAGTGATGACGAGAATGGTGTCAGTGAGGATAGTGAAGGGGAGAGTGAAGGAGAGGGTGACGATCCTGATGAAGACATGGGTGAAGAGTCAGCTGCCCGTTGGAAGAAAGACCTCGCAAAAAGAGCATCAAATGCTTTTTATGACCACCAAAATAGTATTTCCAAGCTGAGATCCCTAGTTTACG gAAATGCTGGTCTgatgaaattgaaggaagaaaatggTAATGGCCACGATGAGGATGAGGACGAACCAGTGGGAGGGCTCTTTACAGTTGTCCGTGAGAAGCAGCGTCAAAAGGCTGAGGAGAAGTTTGCTCTGGATGGAATTGACACTGTTATTGATTTGAATCATACCCCAAGAAATTGGCTGGAGGGCAAT GCTCTAGATAGCATAAAAGATTGTTTTGTGACTGGAAAGTGGGGAGAATCAGAGAATGCTGAAGATTTATTGGAAGCAGATGACTTTGTTAGTGATGACGAAAGTTTATATGGTGACTTTGAAGATCTGGAAACTGGGGAAAAGCACTCTGCTAAGCCCAAATCAAAAGatg GTGAGCCTATGGGTGAAAAAGATCCTGCTTCTACCGAGCAAGATGATAAGGCTGAAAGAGACCGTCTTTCTGAAAAGAAACGTAAACTGAAGGAAAAGTTTAATGCTGAATATGATGAATTTGGTAGAGGAGGAGGTGACAAATCCTTTTATGAGGAGCTTAAAAAGGAAGCAGACATGCAATCCAAG gtaaaTCGCAGTGCTTTTGAAGACTTGGATGATAGTGAGCGTGTACTTCTGGAAGGTTATCGACCTGGAATGTATCTTCGAGTGGAAATGGACTCTGTACCTTGCGAACTAATTACTAATTTTGATCCGACCTATCCTTTAATTATTGGAGGGCTTCTACCTGGTGAGGAAAATGTTGGTTATGTTCAG GTTCGCATAAAGAAGCATCGGTggtataagaaaatattgaagaccCGTGATCCATTGATCATCTCTCTTGGCTGGAGACGCTTCCAGACTCTTCCATTGTATTCCAAATTAGAGGACAATTTGCGTAATAG gCTTCTAAAATATACTCCAGAGCATGTTCATTGCATGGCACATTTTTGGGGGCCCATTACTCCGCAGAGCACTGGATTCCTAGCAATACAGGATATTGCCACTAAACAG CCAGGATTTAGAATTGCTGCCACAGGATCTGTTGTTGAGCTGGACAAATCAACTTGTATCGTTAAGAAATTGAAGTTGGTGGGGACTCCtatgaaaatttataagaaaacAGCTTTTATTCAGGGAATGTTTAATAGTGCTCTTGAG GTTGCTAGATTCGAAGGTGCTAAAATAAAAACTGTCTCTGGCATTCGTGGGCAGATAAAGAAAGCTGCCTCTAAGCCTGAAGGTGTTTTCAGGGCTACCTTTGAGGACAAAATCTTATTGAGTG ACATAGTATTTTGCAGGACATGGTACAAGATGGATGTTCCTCAATTTTACAACCCTGTAACCTCCCTTCTATTGCCGCCAAGTGAAAAGAACAGTTGGAGAGGAATGAAAACTGTTGGGCAAATTAAGAGAGAACAAGGAATTCATGCACAACCAGAGGCTGACAGTTTGTACACT GACATTGTCAGACAGCCCAAAGTCTTCCGTCCGTTGATGGTACCAAAGGCATTGCAAAAGGAACTGCCATACAAGTACAAGCCTAAAGTTCAGAATAAGAAGCCTGGCATTGAGAGCAAAAGGATAGCTGTTATACGTGATCCACATGAACAAAAG GTTGCAGCCTTGATGAAGAGGATCAAGGTAACTTACAACAACAAGCAAATGAAACTAAGGAAGGATATGCATAAAAGGATTGTGGGTCACAAGAAGGCAATGGCTGAGGAAGGAGAGAAGAAAGCTAAAAGGGAAAAGATGGCACGGAAGCAGATTTTCAGGTCCAGAAGCAAGTCATCTGGGAAAGctggggggaaggggaggtga